A window of Cellulosimicrobium protaetiae genomic DNA:
GGTCTACGTGCTCACCGAGGGCGGGCCGGGCGGCCGGACCATGCTGCCGATGCTCTTCACCTACCTGGAGGCGTTCAAGAACCGGAACATCGGCTACGCCGCCGCGATGGGCGTCGTGCTCGTGGTCGTCGTCGTCCTCCTGCTCGCGATCTACCTGCGGTCGCAGTTCCGCTCCGAGAAGGAGAGCTGACCCGTGCGCGCACTCGTCCGCCCGGCCCAGTACGTGGCCCTGGCGTTCTACATCCTCTTCCTCGGCTTCCCGCTGCTGTGGCTCATCTCGGCGTCGCTCAAGTCGTCGGGCGAGCTCAACTCGCTGACCGTGAGCCTGATCCCGCAGGACTTCCACTGGGAGAACTACTCCCAGGCGCTCTCGCGGCAGGGCCTCGTGCGCTCCGCGTGGAACAGCGCGCTCGTCGCGGTCGTCTCGACGATGCTCGTCATCGTCATCGCGCTGCCCGCGTCGTACGTGCTCGCGCGCCTGCGGGGCAAGATCCGCGCGGCCGGCGTCGGCTGGATCCTCGTGAGCCAGGTGTTCCCGGTGATCCTCATCATCCTGCCGCTGTTCCTCATCCTGCGGACCATCGGGCTCACGGACTCGCTCGTCGGGCTGACGCTCGTCCACACCACGTACACCCTGCCGTTCGCGCTGTGGATGATGCAGGGCTACGTCTCCGCGATCCCCGTGGACCTCGAGGAGGCGGGCTCGATGGACGGAGCGAGCCGGTTGACCGTGCTGCGCACGATCGTCTTCCCGCTCCTCATGCCGGGCATCGTCGCGACGGCGATGTTCAGCTTCGTCTCGTCGTGGAACGAGTTCTTCTTCGCGCTCGTCCTGCTCCAGTCGCCCGAGAACTACACGCTGCCCATCACGCTGAAGATGTTCATCGGCGGCGAGGGCAAGGTGGCGCTCGGCCCGCTCGCCGCGGGCTCCGTGCTCGCGGCCATCCCCAGCATCGTCTTCTTCTCGATCATGCAGAAGAAGCTCACCGGCGGGCTGCTGTCCGGCGCCGTGAAGGGGTGACCCCCCATGTACCCCCCTGCAACACCCCCACCCGAAAGGTAGAACCATGAAGACTCGTGGTGCGTCCATCGCCGCATGCCTCACGATCACGACCCTGCTCGTCGCCTCCTGCTCGAGCGGGGGCGGCAGCGGGGACGACGGCGCCGACGGCGGCCCGGTGACCCTGAAGTTCCAGTCGCTGTCCGACCAGCCGGCCGCCATCGAGGCGACCGAGAAGATCGTCGCGGACTGGAACGAGGCCAACCCCGACGTCCAGGTCGAGATCGTGCCCGCGGGCTGGGACGGGATCTACGACAAGCTCATCACGCAGTTCAACGGCGGCGCCGCGCCGGACATCATCCACTACGAGGCGGCGAGCATCGTGCCCTTCGCCGTGGACGGCTACCTGGCCGACCTGTCGGAGTACATGTCGGACGAGAAGCGTGCCGACATCCCCGAGGGCATCCTCGACTCCGTGACGGTCGACGACCAGGTCATCGCGTACCCGACCGAGCTGCAGTCCTACATGGTGTTCGCCAACAGGACGATGCTCGAGGCCGCCGGTGTCGAGATCCCGACCGGCGAGACCATGACGTGGGACGAGCTGCGCGAGATCGCGAAGGCCACCACGAAGGACGGCGCGTACGGGCTCGGGTGGGGGCTCGCGAGCCCGACGGCCGCGTTCATGGCGATGGCCCCCGGCTTCGGCGGCCAGTACTTCGAGGGCACCGGCGCCGACGCGAGCATCACCATCGGCGAGGGCGAGATGGCCCTGCCGGAGCTCGTCGACGAGATGGCGCACACGGACAGCACGGTGCTGCCGGTGACGCTCACGCAGTCCGGCTCGGAGACGCTCGCGTCGTTCTACGCGGGCCAGGTCGCGATGACGATCCAGGGCTCGTTCCAGGCCGCGAACATCGCCAACGACGCGCCCGACGGCTTCGACTGGGTCGTGCTGCCCCCGCTCGAGGGCCCCGACGGCGCCGAGCAGGCCGCCAACCCGCAGACGCTCTCGGTGAACATCGACTCCGAGCACGTCGAGGAGTCCGCGGAGTTCATCGAGTTCTTCACCGACACGGAGAACCTCGCCGCGCTCAACGAGGCGGACGCGCTCATCCCGGCCACGACGTCGGCGCAGGAGGCCATGGCGGCCTCGCTCGGCGACGAGAACGGCTGGTCGACGATCCTCTCGTCCGGCCAGTTCCTCACGTCCGCGCCGTACCTGTTCGTCGACGCGTACGCGCAGTGGAAGGACACGGTCGCGACGCCCGCGTACCAGAAGTTCCTCGCCCAGGAGATCGACGCCGACCAGCTCGCGACCGAGCTCGAGGCCGGCTGGGACGAGATCACCAAGTAGCACCTTGACCGCTCGCCACGGGTCCGCGCCCCCACGGGTGCGGGCACGACGAGCACCGAGCAGCAGCGGCCGGGGCGGCCGCGACCGTGACCGCCCCGGCCGGGAACCGCGGCCCGTACGGGTCGCACCGGGCGCGACCTGCGCCGTGGAGAGATCGACAGGGAGTGGACCGTGACCTGGCTGGACGACCGAGCGGTGGCAGTGATCACCGGAGCGGCGGTGGGGGACGCGCTGGGGGGCGCCACCGAGGGCTGGACCCCCGAGCAGATCGAGGAGCGCCACGGGGGGCGCGTGACGGGGATCGTGGAGCCCTGGTACCCGAACTGGCAGGACGCGCGTCCGATCGCGCCCTACCACAAGGGTGACGGGCACATCACGGACGACACCCTCATGACGCGCGCGCTCGTGGAGGTGTACGCGAAGCGTCGCGAGCACCTCGACGCGTACGCGATGGCCGAGGACCTCGTGCCGCTCATGATCGGCGAGCCGCGCTGGATCCCCGAGCTCGAGTCGACCGCGCTGCTGCTGCAGCGCGTGTTCCTCGCCGAGAAGTGGATCGTCGCGCGTCTGCACTACGGGCACGTCGACCCGCGCGAGGCCGGGGTCGGGAACGTCGTCAACTGCGGCGCCGCGATGTACGTCGCGCCCGTCGGCCTCGCGAACGCCGGCGACCCGCGCGGCGCGTACGCCGAGGCGATCGACCTCACCGGCGCGCACCAGTCGAGCTACGGCCGCGAGGCCGCAGGCGTCTTCGCGGCCATGGTCGCCGCGTCCGTCGCGCCGGGGGCGACGGTCGACGACGTCGTGCACGCCGCGCTCGACGTCGCCCACGACGGCACCGCCGCGGCGCTCCAGGCCGTCGTCGAGGCCTTCGACGGCTGGACGACGGCCCCGACGACCGACGAGGAGGAGCGCGCGCTCGCGCGGCTCGTCCGGGAGACGGTCGCGCCGTTCGACTCCGTCGGTCCCGCCTACCGGCAGATGTCCATGGACGCGCGCCGCCCGTCGCGCACCAAGTCCATCGAGGAGCTCCCCGCGGCGCTCGGCTTCGTGCTCGGGCACCGCGGCGACTTCCGCGGCGCGGTGCTCGGCGCCGTGAACTACGGTCGAGACGCCGACTCGATCGCCGTCATGGCCGGCGCGGTCTGCGCGGGCCTCGGCGGGACCGCCGTCGTGCCGGACGAGTGGCTCGACGCGATCGAGGAGGCGAGCCGCATGGACGTCCGCGAGACCGGCCGCCTCATGGCGTCCGCCGCGGCGGACATCCTCCGCTCCGACCGGGAACGCGCCACGTCGCGCCTGCGCGCGCTCGCCGAGCTCGGCGGCGCGGCGGTGGACGTCGACGGCCTCGGGCTGCCCGACGGCGCGGCGCAGGCCGCGCGGGCGGGTGACCCGGCGTGAGGCTCACCTGGGCCCAGCCCGAGGACCTGCTCGCGCACGAGCTCGTCCAGGCGGCGGCGGAGGGCAAGGACGCCGCGGCGCTCGCCGACGTCCGCGACCGCTGGGTCGCCGCGGGCGGCGACCCCGTCCCCGCCGTGAGCGGCGCCGGTCCCGTCTCCGCGACCCCGGCGCTCCGTGCGCTCGCGCGGGACCTGCTCGTCGAGCTCGACGCGCTGCCCGCGGCGCCCGCGCCGGACGAGCCCGACGACTGGGACGCGATCCTCGCCACGCTCCCGGCCGCACCGGACCTGCCGCGCCGACCGGGCGGCGTCGGTCGGGCGGCCTCGACGGACGTGAGCCGCGACGCCGCGTACGCCGACCGCGTGCTCGGCGCGTGGACGGGCCGTGCGGCGGGCTGCCTGCTCGGCAAGCCGGTGGAGAAGATCCCGCGCGCGGGCATCGAGGAGATCCTGCGTGCGACCGGCCGGTGGCCGCTCGACCGCTGGTTCACCGCCGTCGGGCTGCCCGACGACGTCGCCGCGCGCTGGCCGTGGAACCGGCGCAGCGCCCCGACGTCGCTCGAGGAGAACATCGACGGGATGCCGGAGGACGACGACCTCAACTACCCGATCCTCGCGCTCGCCCTGCTGGAGCGGCACGGGCGCGGCTTCACGACGGACGACGTCGCGCAGCTCTGGCTCGACGCGCTGCCCGCGGGTCGCGTGTTCACGGCCGAGCGTGCGGCGTACCGCAACATCCTCGACGCGCGGCCGGTGCCGGAGACGGCGACGCACCACAACCCGTTCCGCGAGTGGATCGGCGCGCTCATCCGTACCGACGTCCTCGGGTGGGTCTCGCCCGGCGACGTGCGCGAGGCCGCGCGCCTCGCGTGGACGGACGCGCGGCTGAGCCACACGCGCAACGGCGTGTACGGCGCGATGTGGGCCGCCGCGCTCGCGTCGGCGGCCATGGTCTGCGAGACGGTGGACGAGGTGCTCGACGCTGCGGACGCCGTCGTGCCGCCCGGCAGCCGCCTCGCCGCCGCGATCCGGCTCGGCCGTGACGCGGGCCGCGGCGGCGACGCGTCCGAGGCGGGCGTGCGTGCCGGCCTCGACGCGATCCACGCCGCCTACGGCGACCTGCACTGGGTGCACGTGCTCAACAACGCCGCGGTGGTCGCCTACGCGCTCACGGCAGGGCGCGGGGCGGACGGGCGCGGCGACTTCGGCGCGAGCGTCGCGATCGCCGTCACCGCGGGCTGGGACACCGACTCCGCGGGCGCGACGGTCGGCGGCGTGGTGGGTGCGCTGCAGGGCGTCGACGGGATCGGCCCGCAGTGGACGCGCCCGCTCGACGGTCACATCGCGACCTCGCTGCCCGGTGGCGAGCAGAGGATCGTGGACCTCGCGGCGCGGACGGTCGCGCTCGCGGCGCCGCCGGTCGCGGTGGCCGGGGGAGCCGCGCAGGGAGCCACGGAGGAGGCGCACGCATGAGCACGACGGCGGACGCGGGGCAGGGTGATCGGGTGCCCACGGGCGCGGCGACCGGTGCGCGGGACGACGTGGCCCCGTCGGAGGACGTCGGGGCCGGGCGGGTCGTGGTGGTCGGGTCGGCGAACGTCGACCTCGTCGTCGACGTGCCACGCCACCCCGGCGGCGGCGAGACGATCCTCGGCGGCGACCTGCGCCGGAACCCGGGCGGCAAGGGCGCGAACCAGGCCGTCGGCGCGGCGCGCGCGGGCGGCGCGGACACGACGTTCGTCGGGGCGCTCGGGCACGACGACGCCGCGGACCTGCTGCTCTCGTCGCTCGACCGCGGGGGCGTGCGCACCGACCTCGTGGAGCGCGTCGACGTCTCGACGGGGACGGCGCTCATCACGGTCTCGCCCGACGGCGAGAACGCGATCGTCGTCGCTCCGGGCGCGAACTCGCACGTGACGATCGGCGCGGCGCAGGCCGAGCGGATCGCCGCGGCGGACGTCGTGCTCGCGCAGCTCGAGATCCCGCTCGACGTCGTGCGCGCCGCCGCGGCGGCGCGCCGCCCCGGCGCGCTGATGGTGCTCAACGCCGCGCCGTCGCGCGGCCTGCCCGACGACGTGTGGGACACGATCGACGTCCTCGTCGTCAACGAGCACGAGGCCGCCGACCTCGCGGGCGTCCTACGTGCGGGCGCGTCTCCCGGTGACGCAGGATCGGCCGACTCGCTGGACAACGACGGCGCGCCGGGCGCTCCGGGTCCCGAAGAGGCGAGGGCGCACGAGAACGACCCGAGCGGCCTCGCGAGTCTCCTGCTCCTGCGCGTCCCTGCCGTCGTCGTGACGCTCGGCGGCCGGGGCAGCCTCGTGGCCGAGCGCCTGCCCGGCGGAAAGCTGCTCACCGACGTCTCGGCGATCGCTGTGGAGGCCGTCGACACGACCGGCGCGGGCGACACGTTCTGCGGCGTCCTCGCCGCTGCCCTCGCGCGCGGCGCGGACCTGCCCGACGCCGCGCGCCTCGCCGCCGCCGCGGGCGCGCTCGCGGTGACCCGGCCCGGGGCGCAGGACGCCGTGCCCGACGCGGCGGACGTCGTCGCGCTCGCGCACCGGGCCGAGGGCCTCACCTGACCGACCTGAGCCACTTCGCAGCACGACCGAGCGCGGGCCCGCCCGCCGAGGGAAAGGCACCATGACGTACACGTTCGACCCGCTCGTCCCGCGACCGATCGACAAGCCGACCGAGGTCGCGCTCGACGGGGCGTTCACGCCCGAGCAGTCCCTCGCGCTCGACGAGGCGAAGATCTTCGTCGGCCCGGCCGACCCCGCCCACCGCCCCGCGTGGCGCGAGCGGCTCGCCGCCTGGCGCGACGACGCGCGCCGCCGGCACGGGTACACGGGCGCGGCGTACGACCGCCCGGAGGCGACGTGGGCCGCGGGCTGCTCGACGGTCGCGCAGGTGTGGCTCTGGGACGAGCTGCTGTACTCGTTCGACGAGCACCGGTTCACGCCCGAGCGGTTCCTCGCGGACGCGCGCGAGCGGTTCGGCGGCCTCGACGCGGTGGTCCTGTGGCACGCGTACCCCGTCATCGGGATCGACGACCGCAACCAGTGGGACTTCTACCGGGACGTCCCGGGGATCGTCGACCTCGTGCAGACGTTCCACGACGCGGGCCTGCACGTGTTCGTCGACTACAACCCGTGGGACGTCGGCACGCGCCGCGGCGACGACGACCTCACCGAGCTCGCCGCCGTCGTGCGCGACCTCGGCGCCGACGGCGTCTTCCTCGACACCCTGAAGAAGGCCGAGCCGGAGCTCGTCGCGCGGCTCGAGGCGGCGCGTCCCGGCATCGTCCTGGAGGGCGAGTCCAAGCTGCCGGTCGAGCGCATCGAGGACCACTCGTCGTCGTGGGCGCAGTTCTTCGCCGACTCGCCCGTGCCCGGCGTGCTGCGCGCGCACTGGTACGAGCGCCGGCACATGCAGCACCACGTGCGCCGCTGGCACCGCGACCACTCCGAGGAGCTCCAGTCCGCGTGGCTCAACGGCGTGGGCGTCATGGTGTGGGAGGTCGTGTTCGGCGTCTGGGTCGGCTGGTCGCCGCGCGACGCCGCGACGGTCAAGCGCCTGGTCACGGTGCAGCGCGCGGCGCGGCCGCTGCTGCTCGACGGCGAGTGGACGCCGCTCGCCGAGCTCGCCCCCGAGGCCGAGGCGGCAGGCGTGTACGCGTCGCGCTGGGAGCTCGACGGCACCACCCTGTGGACGCTGGTGAACCGCGGCGACTCGGACTACGACGGCCCGCTGCTCCCGGCCGACCAGCCCTCCCGTCGAACCCTGGGTCCCTCCCCAGCCGGGGCGGTCGGTGGGGAAGAGCCCCGGGCTCGGCGCGACGTGCGGGTGCCGGGGCGGGGGGTCGCCGCGGTGCTGCACGTGGCCGACGGCGCCGGTGAGCCCGACTGGCTGCCGCACCTGCGCGACGTCGTCGCCTCGCTCGACGAGTCCGCGCCCCACGACCCCGACGCGCGGTTCCCGTACCGGATCGCGCGACGGCTCGCATCGGGCGGCGACGTCGGGCTGGGGACGGCCGGGGTGACGGACCGGACCGGGCCGAGCGCCGCCGTCGGGCAGGGCGGGACCGCGGCGACGGGCGCGCCCGAGCCAGGCGCCGTCGTCGTCCCCGCGGGGCCGTACGTGCTGACGGTGCGGTACCGGGCGCGCGAGACGGGCATGTACCAGGGCGCGCCGTACGTCGACGAGTGGAAGCCGCTGCCGCCGCGCCTGCACGACGCGCGGACCCTCCAGCGCGACGGCGAGCTCGCCGCGCCGGTCGCGGTCGGGGGCGACGTGACCAACGCGGAGTTCGCGGAGTTCCTCGCCGCCACCGGGTACGCGCCCGCGGTCGCGCACCGCTTCCTCGCGCACTGGCCGGACGGGCGTCCCACTCCGGGCACGGAGGACGAGCCCGTGACGTTCGTCGACCTCGACGACGCACGTGCGTACTGCGCGTGGCGCGGCGGGCGCCTGCCCACCGAGGACGAGTGGCAGCTCGCGGCCGAGCAGCCCGGCTGGACGCGCCGCGAGCCTGCCGTGTGGAGCTGGACGGGCTCCGAGCACTCCGACGGCCGCACGCGGTTCGTCATGCTCAAGGGCGGCAGCGACTACCGCGCCGACGGCTCCGACTGGTACGTCGAGGGCGGGCGCCACGCCCCGGACTACGCGGTCAAGCTCCTCGTCCCCGGCCTGGGGCTCGCGCGCGGCGCGACCGTCGGGTTCCGCTGCGCGTGGGACCTCGCCGCCGACCAGCCCGCCGAGGAGGTGACGGCATGACGGACGCACCGCGCGTCTCGCGCGACCCCGCCGCGGGCGCGCTCGCGGGCCTGCGCGTCGTGGACGCCTCGACGCTGTTCGCCGGGCCCATGGCGGCGATGCACCTCGGCGACCTGGGCGCCGACGTCGTCAAGGTCGAGCACCCGACCAAGCCCGACCCGTCGCGCACGCACGGCGCCGCGAAGGACGGCGTGAACCTGTGGTGGAAGACGCTCGGGCGCAACAAGCGCACCGTCACGGTGAACCTCGGGAGCGACGGCGGCCGCGAGGTGTTCCTCGCGCTCGTCGCCGAGGCGGACGTCGTCGTCGAGAACTTCCGGCCCGGCACGCTCGAGCGCTGGGGCCTCGGCTACGACGAGCTGTCCGCGCGCAACCCGCGGCTCGTGCTCGCGCGCGTGAGCGGGTTCGGGCAGGTCGGGCCGTACCGCACCCGCCCCGGGTTCGGCACGCTCGCCGAGGCGATGAGCGGGTTCGCCGCGATGACCGGCGAGCCCGACGGCCCGCCGACCCTCCCGCCGTTCGGGCTCGCCGACGGCGTCGCGTCGCTCGCGACCGCGTTCGCCGTCATGGTCGCGCTGTCCACGCGCGAGCGCACCG
This region includes:
- a CDS encoding carbohydrate ABC transporter permease, which encodes MRALVRPAQYVALAFYILFLGFPLLWLISASLKSSGELNSLTVSLIPQDFHWENYSQALSRQGLVRSAWNSALVAVVSTMLVIVIALPASYVLARLRGKIRAAGVGWILVSQVFPVILIILPLFLILRTIGLTDSLVGLTLVHTTYTLPFALWMMQGYVSAIPVDLEEAGSMDGASRLTVLRTIVFPLLMPGIVATAMFSFVSSWNEFFFALVLLQSPENYTLPITLKMFIGGEGKVALGPLAAGSVLAAIPSIVFFSIMQKKLTGGLLSGAVKG
- a CDS encoding ABC transporter substrate-binding protein, whose translation is MKTRGASIAACLTITTLLVASCSSGGGSGDDGADGGPVTLKFQSLSDQPAAIEATEKIVADWNEANPDVQVEIVPAGWDGIYDKLITQFNGGAAPDIIHYEAASIVPFAVDGYLADLSEYMSDEKRADIPEGILDSVTVDDQVIAYPTELQSYMVFANRTMLEAAGVEIPTGETMTWDELREIAKATTKDGAYGLGWGLASPTAAFMAMAPGFGGQYFEGTGADASITIGEGEMALPELVDEMAHTDSTVLPVTLTQSGSETLASFYAGQVAMTIQGSFQAANIANDAPDGFDWVVLPPLEGPDGAEQAANPQTLSVNIDSEHVEESAEFIEFFTDTENLAALNEADALIPATTSAQEAMAASLGDENGWSTILSSGQFLTSAPYLFVDAYAQWKDTVATPAYQKFLAQEIDADQLATELEAGWDEITK
- a CDS encoding ADP-ribosylglycohydrolase family protein, which gives rise to MAVITGAAVGDALGGATEGWTPEQIEERHGGRVTGIVEPWYPNWQDARPIAPYHKGDGHITDDTLMTRALVEVYAKRREHLDAYAMAEDLVPLMIGEPRWIPELESTALLLQRVFLAEKWIVARLHYGHVDPREAGVGNVVNCGAAMYVAPVGLANAGDPRGAYAEAIDLTGAHQSSYGREAAGVFAAMVAASVAPGATVDDVVHAALDVAHDGTAAALQAVVEAFDGWTTAPTTDEEERALARLVRETVAPFDSVGPAYRQMSMDARRPSRTKSIEELPAALGFVLGHRGDFRGAVLGAVNYGRDADSIAVMAGAVCAGLGGTAVVPDEWLDAIEEASRMDVRETGRLMASAAADILRSDRERATSRLRALAELGGAAVDVDGLGLPDGAAQAARAGDPA
- a CDS encoding ADP-ribosylglycohydrolase family protein yields the protein MRLTWAQPEDLLAHELVQAAAEGKDAAALADVRDRWVAAGGDPVPAVSGAGPVSATPALRALARDLLVELDALPAAPAPDEPDDWDAILATLPAAPDLPRRPGGVGRAASTDVSRDAAYADRVLGAWTGRAAGCLLGKPVEKIPRAGIEEILRATGRWPLDRWFTAVGLPDDVAARWPWNRRSAPTSLEENIDGMPEDDDLNYPILALALLERHGRGFTTDDVAQLWLDALPAGRVFTAERAAYRNILDARPVPETATHHNPFREWIGALIRTDVLGWVSPGDVREAARLAWTDARLSHTRNGVYGAMWAAALASAAMVCETVDEVLDAADAVVPPGSRLAAAIRLGRDAGRGGDASEAGVRAGLDAIHAAYGDLHWVHVLNNAAVVAYALTAGRGADGRGDFGASVAIAVTAGWDTDSAGATVGGVVGALQGVDGIGPQWTRPLDGHIATSLPGGEQRIVDLAARTVALAAPPVAVAGGAAQGATEEAHA
- a CDS encoding ribokinase; translated protein: MSTTADAGQGDRVPTGAATGARDDVAPSEDVGAGRVVVVGSANVDLVVDVPRHPGGGETILGGDLRRNPGGKGANQAVGAARAGGADTTFVGALGHDDAADLLLSSLDRGGVRTDLVERVDVSTGTALITVSPDGENAIVVAPGANSHVTIGAAQAERIAAADVVLAQLEIPLDVVRAAAAARRPGALMVLNAAPSRGLPDDVWDTIDVLVVNEHEAADLAGVLRAGASPGDAGSADSLDNDGAPGAPGPEEARAHENDPSGLASLLLLRVPAVVVTLGGRGSLVAERLPGGKLLTDVSAIAVEAVDTTGAGDTFCGVLAAALARGADLPDAARLAAAAGALAVTRPGAQDAVPDAADVVALAHRAEGLT
- a CDS encoding SUMF1/EgtB/PvdO family nonheme iron enzyme — translated: MTYTFDPLVPRPIDKPTEVALDGAFTPEQSLALDEAKIFVGPADPAHRPAWRERLAAWRDDARRRHGYTGAAYDRPEATWAAGCSTVAQVWLWDELLYSFDEHRFTPERFLADARERFGGLDAVVLWHAYPVIGIDDRNQWDFYRDVPGIVDLVQTFHDAGLHVFVDYNPWDVGTRRGDDDLTELAAVVRDLGADGVFLDTLKKAEPELVARLEAARPGIVLEGESKLPVERIEDHSSSWAQFFADSPVPGVLRAHWYERRHMQHHVRRWHRDHSEELQSAWLNGVGVMVWEVVFGVWVGWSPRDAATVKRLVTVQRAARPLLLDGEWTPLAELAPEAEAAGVYASRWELDGTTLWTLVNRGDSDYDGPLLPADQPSRRTLGPSPAGAVGGEEPRARRDVRVPGRGVAAVLHVADGAGEPDWLPHLRDVVASLDESAPHDPDARFPYRIARRLASGGDVGLGTAGVTDRTGPSAAVGQGGTAATGAPEPGAVVVPAGPYVLTVRYRARETGMYQGAPYVDEWKPLPPRLHDARTLQRDGELAAPVAVGGDVTNAEFAEFLAATGYAPAVAHRFLAHWPDGRPTPGTEDEPVTFVDLDDARAYCAWRGGRLPTEDEWQLAAEQPGWTRREPAVWSWTGSEHSDGRTRFVMLKGGSDYRADGSDWYVEGGRHAPDYAVKLLVPGLGLARGATVGFRCAWDLAADQPAEEVTA